The Sorghum bicolor cultivar BTx623 chromosome 6, Sorghum_bicolor_NCBIv3, whole genome shotgun sequence genome contains the following window.
CCCGTTGGACGTCATCTTTTAAGCTGCCTCTAAAAAGTTCCGAGCAGAAGCATAATTGTGATGCAGATACAAGTGCTGTCAAGACCTCTAAGATATCCCTGCAAGGCTGCACACAGTTGGAGAACTTATTTGTACGTGGACTACCCAATCTTGAGGAGCTAGATCTTTCTAGAAGCGCAATCAAGGTAACTTGACTTCAAAACTATGGTGATAAATGTCCCAGCGCTGAAGCGGCTCATACTGCTGGGTTGTGAGCACCTTCGTGCCATACAGTGGGCAACATTTGATTCCGTAGAACAGTTGGAGTTGCTGTGTGTGGACACACGACCGTGGAGAGCACATGGACCTACTCGGCCATGCCTTGCCGAACATAAGAAATCTTTTTGGTTGCAGTTGCATGCTACTCTTGCAGACGCAAGGCTCGCGAGATCCTTGTATATTCTGTTGAAGCACTATGGATATAACAAGAATACTTATTTTAATATCCATGTCACCTCTTCACATAAGTATGGTGGAGTTGTCCAAGTAGTTGAAGCAACTCGTGATGAGGAGATGACTGAACCCAGCAGCCAACAAAAACATCACGTTGAAGTGATCCTATATGGTGACACATTTTGTAAGATTGGTGGTGCCCCGACGATGTTGTTCTTCCCACAGCCTCCGACTCAACCATCGGATCATCATGTCGAGATCAGTGATACGAGCCGTGGAGCTTGTCCTCATGGCAGCTTAGATGATCTGATGATGGACTACACTGAATCTCTTCATGTACACGATGCCTCGACTGGCGCTAGTATGCCTACAGGGTCCTCGTATCTTCTTCAGTGGTGCCGCATTGAGAGATGTCCCAACCTTGACACTGTCTTTCCTGATCAGGAGGCATGGGGAGAAGGAAACAAACTAGAGACCATCTGGGCATCACATCTCCTGATGGCCCGCTGCATCTGGAGCAAAGGTCTCAATCGGTACCCACATCCTGTTGATTCGTTTGGGAATCTACAGCACCTGCACTTGCAGTTCTGCCCAAGGCTCCAGTTCGTGCTGCCGGTGTGGGTCTACTCCTTCCCAAGCCTGGAGACACTCCACATCATCCGCTGCGGCGACCTCACGCGCGTCTTCGTGCTGGACGGAAGCTACCCAGGGGAGATCATAGATGTCCATGGGCTACCGTTCCCGAAGCTGGCCACCATCCACCTGAACGACCTGCCGAAGCTGCAGCAGATATGCGAGGTGAAGATGATGCTCGCGCCGGCGCTCGAGACCGTCAGGATCCGGGGCTGCTTTGGCCTGCGCCGCCTTCCGGCCGTGGCGGCGCGCGAGCCGGGCGTGAAGAAGCCGGCCGTCGAGATGGAGAAGGACGTGCGGGACTCGCTGGAGTGGGACGGGCTGGACGCCGGCCACCACCCGGACCTCTTCGAGCCGCCCCTGCACTCGCGCTACTACAGGCGGAGCCGCCTCCTCAGAGGCACCGTGCTCAGGTATGTTTTTTCCTTAACTAACCTTATGCGTAATGATTGGTGAACGAAATAGTCCATCCAGCTATTTAATTATTTGATTAACTCTGCTGCTATACGTATATGTAGAGataaaaacggtacggatattttccaaccatattcgagaccgaattcgtttagagggttTAGATATGttcgtatccgagtccgaatattcaacatctcataccgtatccgaatacttaaatcgtatatttatgatgttctgaccaaaaatataaaaataaatatgatatcggtgatatccgGTCCGTTTTCATCTCTGCCTATATGATGTCTGCATACTCACTCGCCATTAGTATAACTTTGCCTCTTGCTTGCATTGCCTAGGTGAATATATCATGAATATTCCTGCCTGAGTACGTTGTGGAGCATCTACGTACGTACTGCTGGTGTGCAAGATCAGTGGCTCGCCTGCCCTCTAATCTAATGGATGCTCAGTTTCGTTCATGGCTGTAGAGTACGTGTGCCTGATGCTGATTTGGTTTGTTGGATTTGGATACTACCTTTGGTTGACTTTGTTGTGCACGATCGAAGAGGTATGTGCCTCTCAGTTGGCTACTGCGTGTGCCTCTCGGTTGGCTACGTCTCTGTGTGTGTGCCTGCGTGCACCTGTCGTGGCTGCTTTGAGCTTGTTTCATGTTGGTATATATGCAGTTTCTGATGAACCAATATAGGCAGCTTGGTTGTGTGCTTGCCTGGTGCTGGCTGCCGTGATTTGTGAACAAGATTAAGCTATGATAATCAACTTTGTAGTGTGTGATATTCTTGCGAGCATCGGCGGCGAGATGTTTCAGTGtctatataatataataatccATGCATATGTTCCAATTGGCAAAAGAGATTGACAAGGCTCTTCGCTATTGCTAATTAGCACATGTTTTAACAAAAGAGCTAGCTTGTGCCGCAACGCTCAAATGCCATCACACGCGTAGCACATGTTCTTGCTTGAGTTGGGATGCACTTGAATCCTCTGCCTAAATGCCTTTTTCCTGTGAGTCCATATAGCTCTtgctaaaaggaaaaaaaaaacatttccaTATTTTTCATTCCGTATTTTACACGAACCACCAGTTGTCCAGTAGGGAGAAAATACCAAAGGAACAACAACAGAACGCTCCAGAGTCCAGTAGGGAGATCGATCACCGCTCATCAGCGAGCTTAATCTGAAGACTACGCATATAATtaataatatataaatatagcCAAAAATACAAAATGAAGAATAGGTCTCACCGGGATTCGAACCCAGGTCGCCAGATTCAAAGTCTGGAGTGCTAACCACTACACTATGAAACCAATTGATGTTAGATCTTGTACTTAAATTCTTATAACCGATATACCTCCCAGGGGAAATAAGTTTCCTTTTCCAGAGTAAGGCAAATTCATCACATCCACCAACAGAGCTGAATCTCTGGACACCTCGAATTGCAAAAATCCTCAGAAAAATGAACTGACACAGCACCTCAACATACTTGCTAAAGGTTACATGTTAATGGACAGAACACATTACCGCGCAAAACGAAGCTTGTGTGGATATTAAACAACAAACGGAAAGCAGCAGGCCAATAGCTTCTATAAGCGTAAAATTGGCGATTGTCTCATTGTAAGTACACACTTATTACCTAGCCCATAGCACATATGCAAATAGTATGCACACGCACAATAACTtcgctcaaaaaaaaaagaggaacaATGCCTAGCATCTATTTTACAGTTTCTTATTTTGGAGGGATTTCAGCCACTTTTTCACCCACTTTAGTATCATTAGACTCGATGCTTGCAGCCTCAGCTCTTGTCATTGTGATTTCTCTTTGCATTTTTATTTGTTCCTGCATAACTTTTGCCATCTCCTTCATTTGCTTTTCCTCTTTCTCCAACTGCATATCCGATATGATTTTAGCATTCTTGTCAATTGGTTTAAAATACTCATCGATAGCAGCTTCCTGAAAATTATGATAAAAAAAGTTAAAAAGTTATTGCAAATGATTGTGAATAAGACAGGAAGCATCAGTCTTAGTGTCACCAGAAACCTGAACTGAATAATCAGTCTATTTGGCCTCTTGGGAATATAATACATTAATGTCTCCTGAACAGCTGCAACTATTTGGCAGGAGCGGAGTAGAAGAACTTTCCAGAATGACTCTATGCAGCCAAGTCAAGTCGCGTAGTAAACAAAGATGATATTCAGCAATTTCAGTTGGCAACGAGACCAATTGTTACGGATGGCTCGATGCTTAGTTTCTTTTGGCCTGGGTGTTTCAGTAttttctttttcagtggttttAGTAGTTTCAGTTGGTTCTGTGCTTTGTACAGGCATTGTCAGTGGTTTGTTTCGGCTTTGTTCTCAGGGGAAATGATGCCTCTGTGTCCGTCCCAGGGATCTCAGTTATAGTTTGCCAGACAGAGGCCGTTTGTTTCCCCTTTCTGtacttatttttattttccctCGTCTAATATAATTTCGGCAAAGCTCTTGCTGCCTTTCTAAAAAAAGAACAGCTGCATTGTTTTCTGGGTGCCAACAGTATGATAGAAAATATTTTCCCAATCATCTCTCACTGATGTCAGCACAAATGAATTCATTTATTCAGAAATTAATAGTTTTCTTGTAAAATTTTGTGTACATTTCCATGCAAGCAATGAATCAGTTTTTTGTGACTTAAACTTACAGCTTCGTCAAGGTGCTGATTTAGAGCTTGCATCTGCTGAACCACTTGACGAACCTCCGATAAGATAACTTGTTCTGGCTGTTTCCGCAGCTCCTCCTTTCTAGCTTGTGCCTGAATGAATGGTAGCAAAAACAAAGAGATTAAACTTTTACCATGAGGGCCGAGGTATTTGTAAATTCTCTGCATATAAAAAGGGAGAAGTGAGCACAGGACTTTGCCCCATCGTATATATAGACGAGACTAAGAAGATGAAGAGCTTGGTCTTCAACAGACAGCCTTACACCATTTTCTTAATTACCTCTCACAGGACAGCTCTATAATACCACTTTCCTTCCACTGTAAGTGAAATAGTTTTTGGAACAGACCACTGATTTGCATGACATAAAGGTGATATTACTTGCTAACATTGCACCAAAAGTATCGTAATATGTTTCACTAGGTGATGATACAACATCAGTGGTATGAATAAACTCAGAACTTTGTCGGCTCAATATTTAGGTTGCTAAAATGTTGAGGTACAAAACAGTAACATGAATAATCTGAGAACTGTGATGCATTAAACCTCACTACAAGACAATCCAAGTGGACAGGTGGTAAAATACTTGCAACATGTTTCTGACAACAATGGCAATTAATGAGTTAAACCACTAAATAGTCCGCAAGATAGTCTGTTGTAACACCAAGATTAAAGAGGAAACCACATGGTTTTCCTATAAAAATTACATCAGTTAACAAAAAAAACGTTGGAAGTTAGCTGGGTTGTACCACGTAATGAAGCTACATTTGACAGTATTCTGAAGTACTCAGTCATAAGAGTAACTGATGTTTTCAACTAATGATCAACCATTATGTAGGGGAAGATATGGCAATAACAATCATTTCTAAATCTATAATGATGTAACAATCAGTTATCCTCAACAGTAAGAACTAGATAGAAGTTAAAATGTATGGGATATCAATCAATCATTTTGATGGGAAAAAAAGGAGACTTTCGAGGCAAGCACCTGTAGTTACTATTTTCGTGCACATGAACAATCAATAAGGGAAACACGCACGCATACGGAATGCCCTAACACCTAGCCCCCCTCTTGCCTTGTTTCTGGATCCGCCAGCCACTGAGCAAAACAAAAGCACATGTGGACAACTAGAAGATTTGGTATCATGCACTTAGAAAGCAGAAATGGTTACTTTTACCAGGAAATGTTAGTTCCACAATTAAAGGACACTAGGGACTACTACGTTATCCATGAAATTcgcggcaaaaaaaaaaaaaaaaaaaaaaaaaaaaaaaaaacttgccaTCTCGAGGCGCTTCTGCAGCTGCAGCCTGTAGGAGCGGATCCTCCTCTCCTCTTGACCAGACATCACCCGCACGACGAACCATGCCTTCCGCCCGAATTGCAGCAACTTGTCCATCGCCTCCGTCAACGGGAGCTCGCCCTCAACCCTCGGATAGATGGGCCTTGAGCGCTAGGAATAGGAAGAAGGGCCTAATGGATCCATGGGTGGATGGGTCGGATTAGATAACAGGAAACAAATCCGCAAATAACTGAACCGAGAGAAGCAAACTACAGATCTGACGCGACGAACGAACGAACTGCAGCAGGGCAGGATAAGCTTTTTACACGTACCAAGGAATGGAGAAACCGATCCGTCCCCCTGGGCCCTGGATCTCTACTCCACGCCGGTGCAGTCCCAGCCAGCAGAGGGCGGGGCTATGGGGAGCGGGGGGCGCGTCCACGAGAGAACACGTCGGTCGGCGGGATAGGGCTTGGCTGGTTGCGGTCCCGTTGCCCGCGGCCGGCGGTGGCGTCGCCGGTGATGGCCAGCAGTGGCGGACGGGGCGAGGCCTTGCGCTGGacattgccattgccattgccattgctATAGGCCCATTGCCGCGTGCAGGGGCGGGCCCAATGCGTAGTCCAGGTAGGCCCAGTACCCCCTGGAATTTAGCCCAGCCCATGAAAATTTGgaacaaaaatttttggaaaaaaaaatctaCTTTTCCTCACCAACTTTCGTGAAAGTCTATTTTTCATTTCTCAATTTTAAAACCGGATAAACCATCTCCCTCAACTTTCAAAACCATATATTTTTcagtcttttcttttttttaattatttttactgaatctttaaaaaatcatagtaaatcatagaaaaattataaaacagaaaatctaattttttagaCTCACATGAGTAAATTTATatagtaaatatataatatgatatgctttagtataaaattttttctataaagtttttgtctttttcttttgttatttatttggttgaatatttaaaaaatcatagtaaatcataggaaattcataaaatagaaaattcaattttgttagacttTACATGAGTAGATATACACAGTGAGTATATAATATGTTATACTTTAGTATACTTttttatgttcattgtgtagaatgtggagtccaacaaaattgtatctttattttataatttttctatgatttattataattttctaaaaatttagtcaaaataaataaaaaaaagagacaaaACATTATTACTGTACGTTAGGGCAGTCTCAGTGgcccgtttcaatgcactgttttcAAAACAAATCCGCTGACAGCGCATCAATAaaacgaataatgaaacaacctccacattgcatgagtttcaccttgacgtttcctaggctgggcaaagcatttaattgctgCAAAATGATTAGATcatatgcaagatggtgaaacgatttagccctcggtggggatttcatctcgtttcaccgcgtgggaaacaacgtccgcggggtttcaccatggtgaaactacttccttctctctcctctttgtttcatgcaaaaagtacagtttgctgacatgacgctctaataaatgtgtatgacatcctggtgaaactcCCACTAAGACgcaccttagagcatctccaagggctttGCAAATCAACTTTGCATTGCCCAATTTgcaaaaaagagtagaaaaCACCTCTCCAATGGCTTTGCAAATGAGGTTTGCAATTTGGTAAGGTTTGCAAATAGAGGTGGaaactttgcatatatgcaaacctcCTCAAGGCTTTGCATTTGGGATTCGCAAGGAATTCGGTCCGCCACGTAGGCCGCTCGGTCCCCTCGCGCGAAATATTTTGGGCGGCATCACGGTTGCCCGACTCGGCGCGCCAAAGGGCTCCCGCGCGATTTATCTCCCCCCCGCGAtctccctccgccgccgccacgcgACTTCTTCATCGCGCGGCTTCTTCATCGCTCAGCTTCTTCATCGCGCGACAGCTCCCTTCGCCGCCGCCACACAACATCTTCATCGCGATCTGGCACTGCGCGCGAAATTTTTTGGCCGGATGGCGCGTGGGAAAAAATTTCGGGAAAGGACTTGATGAGAatgcaaaacggttggagaTCCCCCCCTTTGGGAACTTTGCAAACTCATTTGCAACTTTGCAAATCCCCTGAAATGCAAAGCTGAGAATGGaaagcccttggagatgctcttacataCTCCTTCCGTCTCTTTTTAATTGTCACTTGCGCTTCCAAAAAACAAATGTCGGCAATTATATattaaataatattaatatttatataatataattagtatcatcagaaagatctttgaatctagttttttaacaaatttatttagagatacacaTGTTATACGTATTTTTTACAAATCGAGTAAAACTTGTGGCACGCACACCAACAACGacaattaaaaagaaaaagagagccTAGGCGATCGGAGCCTAGCCTAGCCAAGCGAGCGTACGCACGCATATGCTATTCGAGGGGAACACGCGCGCGTGCCTGTACTGGGCTGCTGCGTCGTGCCGAACTGCCGATCGATCTGCCGCCACGCCATGCAAGCAGCAGCCGGGGCCGCGGGCGCGCGGCGCCCATCCACGGATGACGGATCCACCGGCCGGCAGCGGCCGCGCGCCTCGCTCTCGGTCGGTTACCTCACCTCGATCCGCGGCCGCGTGCGATGATTTAGTCTCATTTTTCTTTTCCCCTGCCTGCCGGGCGGCTGCTGCCGGCCCCCGGCGAGCGGCGGTGCATGCATCCGTGGACGGCGACGCGGGCGCACGTGGTAATGTGTACTATGTGTATGGATGGGTCGTACATACGGTGTCTAGTGTGGAGTGGTCCACACGACGGGTCCGCATGGGGGGCTGCAACGGTTAACGTCGTCGTGGCGAAGTCGAAATAAAGAAAATTCCACTTGttaactatggccttgtttagttccgaaaaattttgagaaattgacactgtagcattttcgtttgtatttgacaaatattgtccaatcatggactaactagtctcgaaagattcgtctcgtcaatttcgaccaaattatgcaattagtttttattttcatctatatttaatactccatgcatgcgtctaaagattcgatgtgacgaaaaatgtgaaaaattttgtaaaattttctgagaagtaaacaaggcctatgtacaTTATTACTTTACCAGTAATAACGTGTCATGCGGATGCAGATACTGTTACATACTGTAGCGAGGAAGAGCCCGCACCGCATACAGTACATGTACAGCACAACAGGCGCGCGCGTCTGGCCGCTGGGTGTCCGATCGATACCATTCAGTGACCTTTCCACGCCAACATCGTACGCGGCGGGCTCCGATCCCCACGTGGCCTGCCCACGTGATGGACGTCGCCGGTGCCCACGCAGCCGCGCGCCCGCGCCGCTGCCTGCCGCCTGTAGcgctttgtttagtttgcaaaatttttggtttttagctattatagtattttcttttttatttgataaacattatccaatccggagtaactaggttcaaaagattcatcttacaaattataggtaaactatgtaattagtttttatttttgtctatatttaatactccatacatacgatcaaagattcgatatgacgaaaaatcttgaaaatttttgcgaactaaacaaggtgcaAGTCAAACAGCTCGTCATCTGTAGCGCAGTCGCAGTGGGTGGTGATCTCGCAGCCCCCACGCCCAGGCCACGCCACGCCGCCCCCTCCCATCACGACTCACTAGCACCGTCACCGCGTCCGCTCGCTGCGGGTCAACTCAAATCTCGTCCCTCTCGTTCCGTGTCACTGTCACGCACCATTTCCCCCTACTAGTAacgcaaaattttttaattctctctagacgtatgcataaagtattaaatataaacaaaaataaaaattaattgcacagtttgtttaGAATTGataagataaattttttgagtctagttagtctatgattggacaatatttatcaaatacaaacgaaagtgttacagtgtcaattcccaaaaaaaatttagaagtaaacaaggcctaaggatgTCTCCAACAGCAGACttatttgggaacccaaacctaaatgggtctccaacacaatacctatagcctccaacatagtacccatacagaagacctatTTTAGGTATCAGGAGAGACATAACCCAGATTTGGGTATTCTCTCTCCTCGAGATCCATttacagagagtgttgtcttttaggtcttgttgttggagaagactaaaaatatgtatggaaccttttacctgtagcgttaCCCAAATGACAAataggtcttgtattttgggtgacgattgttggagatagtctaactCCACGTTATGGACGTAGTAGTATCTTTAATTAAGGCTTCGTTTGGTTTGTCCATTCGTCGCATCAAATATTtgatacatgcatggagtactaaatatagactatttacagaAATAAAAACACAACAAGATATTAATTTGAGAGTCAAATTAGTTCAagattggatactaattgttaaatatgacgaaactgctacagtatttgttaaactttaacaccaaaCCAATCTCAATTCGGCCCAATTCATCAGTAATCACCAGTGATATGAACGTATCTTAATTTCAGTTAAAATTCTGACATGGAACTTTTCCAACTAGATTCTAGTTTACCTTAAACAAACAGGGTCTTAACATAAGCGCTTGCGTTTGCGGCTACGTATTCTTTCTCAAAAATACCACTCTGTTCTCTTGGAAACGTTCTTAAGGGTACCGTGTGTTTGTCATAGAGTTCATAAATTGTCAGCCCCcccccgcccccccccccccaaaaaaaagagaggtgttgtttagttcactccaaaaatcaaatgtttcaagattctccatcatatcgaatcttgggtcacatgtatgaagcattaaatatagacaaaaacaaaaattaattatatagtttgtttgtaaatcgcgagacaaatcttttgaccctagttaaccTATGATtgcacaatatttgccacaaacaaacgaaagtactacagtagcgaaatccaaaaagttttcgcttataaacaaggccttagcagaGCACGCAAGGACCGTAGCCCAAACTGGAAGAAACCAAAGGTTCAAACTGCAATTAAACATGGAGTAACAGTTAAAGAACGCCACACCATGGCGATCGAAGCCACGTTAAACTAATCACCGAATAAAAACGGATTCCTCACTCGCTGCCGCTGCAGCCCATACATAGGTGCCCAACTCGTTCCCAGCGAAGAACCGGACGAACGAGCAGCAAGAGGCCGCCTCCTCAAGCTTCGAATCCTTTCTTCCCTCCCCCTCCTCTCCTCCCCTTTCCAGTCCCCCACCCCAGCGAAGCTTCCAAACCCCATCAAACGGCCGGCCGATCGATCAGACATCAGCTGTCCGGCCGCGGTCCAGTCCTCCCCGTCCGCCGGAGCTAGCAGGGAGCCATGGAGAAGTACGAGCTGCTCAAGGACATCGGCGCCGGCAACTTCGGCGTGGCGCGGCTGATGCGCAACAGGGAGACCAAGGAGCTCGTCGCCATGAAGTACATCCCCCGGGGCCAGAAGGTGTCCGGGCGTTCGAGCGAGTTCTTGCACAGCACAGCCATATATAAGATGGTTCGCGTGAGAGAGTGAGATTCAGGTCAGGGCGTTCCTTGCTGACATGTGGAATCGCTCGTCTGCGTTTTGCAGATTGACGAGAATGTGGCGAGGGAGATCATCAACCACCGCTCGCTCCGGCACCCCAACATCATCCGGTTCAAGGAGGTGTGCGGCCGAAAAAtgccatctttttttttcttttttgatatGTTGCTGGTGAAGA
Protein-coding sequences here:
- the LOC8074013 gene encoding golgin subfamily A member 6-like protein 1 — translated: MDKLLQFGRKAWFVVRVMSGQEERRIRSYRLQLQKRLEMAQARKEELRKQPEQVILSEVRQVVQQMQALNQHLDEAEAAIDEYFKPIDKNAKIISDMQLEKEEKQMKEMAKVMQEQIKMQREITMTRAEAASIESNDTKVGEKVAEIPPK